One stretch of Euphorbia lathyris chromosome 7, ddEupLath1.1, whole genome shotgun sequence DNA includes these proteins:
- the LOC136200766 gene encoding uncharacterized protein isoform X2, with protein sequence MLLLLVPFSGLLLLSSLLFPPLIFSYSVFLKQLAISRALNGIGLAIVAPAIQSLVADSTDSTNRGTAFGWLQLTANLGSVIGGLCSVLIAPVTFMGIPGWRLAFHLVGILSVIVGLLVYLFANDPRFPDNSRKARNQSKPFWSEVKDLAQEAKSVIKIPSFQILVAQGVTGSFPWSALTFSAMWLELIGFSHDETAFLIALFVIASSFGGLFGGKMGDILSIRLPNSGRIMLAQISSASAIPLAALLLLGLPDDQSTAAIHGFVLVIMGLFITWNGPATNNPIFAEIVPEKSRTSVYALDRSFESVLSSFAPPIVGILAQHVYGYKPVPKGSTSSEEILTDRSNAAALAKALYTAIGIPMALCCFVYSFLYKTYPRDRDRAQMDALIQLEMQDLMMDESPRSRDDSKTELFEASDKERSVIEMMYEREDVVDDDDDEKTILYRQLTFSNLGE encoded by the exons TTATTCAGTTTTCCTCAAACAGCTGGCTATCTCCAGAGCTTTAAATGGCATTGGTCTTGCAATAGTTGCTCCCGCAATCCAATCCCTCGTGGCCGATTCCACTGATTCTACCAACCGCGGCACAGCTTTCGGATGGCTACAGCTCACAGCCAACCTTGGTTCAGTCATTGGAGGACTCTGTTCGGTACTGATAGCACCCGTAACATTCATGGGAATCCCCGGATGGCGGCTCGCGTTCCATCTTGTCGGAATACTCAGTGTCATTGTTGGCCTACTAGTCTACCTTTTCGCCAATGATCCGCGCTTTCCAGACAACAGTAGAAAAGCTAGGAATCAAAGTAAACCCTTTTGGTCAGAAGTGAAGGATCTAGCTCAAGAAGCCAAGTCCGTTATAAAGATTCCGTCTTTCCAGATACTCGTGGCTCAGGGGGTTACGGGTTCGTTCCCATGGTCGGCCTTGACATTTTCAGCAATGTGGTTAGAGCTTATCGGCTTCTCCCACGACGAAACTGCATTCCTTATTGCATTGTTTGTGATTGCTAGTTCTTTTGGGGGTTTGTTTGGAGGCAAAATGGGGGATATACTTTCGATTCGTCTCCCGAATTCCGGGAGAATAATGCTTGCACAGATAAGTTCTGCATCAGCTATCCCTCTCGCGGCTTTGCTGCTGCTCGGTCTGCCCGATGATCAATCAACCGCAGCCATTCATGGGTTTGTTTTGGTAATCATGGGCTTGTTTATTACTTGGAATGGTCCTGCTACAAACAA TCCGATTTTCGCAGAAATAGTCCCGGAGAAGTCACGGACAAGTGTGTACGCTTTGGATCGATCATTTGAATCCGTTTTATCATCATTTGCTCCACCGATAGTTGGGATACTAGCTCAACATGTTTACGGTTATAAACCGGTTCCTAAAGGATCTACTTCATCTGAAGAGATTCTTACAGATAGAAGCAATGCTGCAGCATTAGCAAAAGCTTTGTATACGGCTATCGGAATTCCGATGGCGCTCTGTTGTTTCGTGTACTCGTTCCTCTATAAAACGTACCCAAGAGACAGAGATCGGGCTCAGATGGATGCTCTGATACAACTAGAGATGCAAGATTTGATGATGGATGAATCGCCGAGAAGTAGAGATGACTCGAAAACGGAGTTATTCGAAGCATCGGATAAGGAAAGAAGTGTTATTGAAATGATGTATGAACGGGAAGATGTTGTTGATGACGATGATGATGAAAAGACGATACTTTATCGTCAGCTGACATTTTCTAACTTGGGAGAGTAG